The Roseovarius indicus genome has a segment encoding these proteins:
- a CDS encoding DUF2484 family protein, whose translation MNLSIILACCWAIVANVLAMMPSDDNHWRRAYLLIAAGIPILGYVTYQNGPWWGLAVLVAGMSILRWPVIYLGRWLRGLVR comes from the coding sequence ATGAACCTCTCGATCATCCTGGCCTGTTGCTGGGCTATCGTGGCCAACGTGCTTGCGATGATGCCGAGCGACGACAACCACTGGCGGCGGGCCTACCTGCTGATCGCGGCGGGCATCCCGATCCTGGGCTACGTGACCTATCAGAACGGGCCATGGTGGGGGCTTGCGGTGCTGGTGGCGGGGATGAGCATCTTGCGCTGGCCGGTGATCTACCTGGGCCGCTGGCTGCGGGGGCTGGTGCGGTGA
- a CDS encoding DUF2484 family protein codes for MTTLTFVLACLWVIAAALVAMLPMRWQFAPGLVLLLGAPVLIWRLGVEYGWLAAAVALLAVLSMFRRPLQYYLKRATSRGRETPE; via the coding sequence ATGACGACACTGACATTCGTACTGGCCTGTCTATGGGTGATCGCGGCCGCGCTGGTGGCGATGCTGCCGATGCGCTGGCAGTTCGCGCCGGGCCTCGTTCTGTTGCTGGGGGCGCCGGTGCTGATCTGGCGGCTGGGGGTCGAATATGGCTGGCTGGCCGCGGCGGTGGCGTTGCTGGCGGTTCTGTCGATGTTCCGGCGGCCGTTGCAGTATTACCTGAAGCGGGCGACGAGCCGGGGCAGGGAGACGCCGGAATGA
- a CDS encoding APC family permease, producing the protein MVDELKRRIGLGLLTAYGVGVMVGAGIYVLVGAVAAEAGLWAPLSFVIAGLIAAPTALSYAEFSTRLPEAAGEAIYVAKGLGVRWLGAVVGLGIVAAGAVSAAAVLRGGAGYLTAVTDLPFDWTVAGLGLFLVAVAIVGVLESLALAALFTVVEVAGLGLVIFAGATAAPVADFSMPPEIVWSGVTAGAVLAFFAFIGFEDIVNMAEEVARPEQVLPRAILLSLLITSLLYALVSFAAVRSVPLERLGESEQPLALVWQAARGGDAAFLSLIAVVAALNGVLAQIVMASRVLFGLGKRTAVLSVFHHAHPRFGTPVLATLLVGALVIPGALLLPVSDLAEVTSAILLGVFVLVNAALIAMKRRSPEAPFRVPVVVPAFGLVASLAALAVTFGVGT; encoded by the coding sequence ATGGTCGATGAGCTGAAACGGCGGATCGGGCTTGGCCTTCTCACTGCCTATGGCGTGGGCGTCATGGTGGGCGCGGGGATCTACGTTCTGGTGGGTGCCGTTGCGGCCGAGGCCGGGCTTTGGGCGCCGCTATCCTTTGTCATCGCCGGCTTGATCGCGGCGCCGACGGCGTTGTCTTATGCCGAGTTCTCGACCCGTCTGCCGGAAGCGGCGGGCGAGGCGATCTACGTCGCCAAGGGGCTGGGCGTGCGTTGGTTGGGCGCTGTCGTGGGCCTCGGGATCGTGGCGGCTGGCGCGGTGTCGGCGGCCGCTGTCTTGCGGGGCGGGGCCGGGTACCTGACGGCCGTGACCGACCTGCCGTTCGACTGGACCGTCGCTGGCCTCGGCCTGTTCCTTGTGGCGGTGGCGATCGTGGGGGTGCTGGAAAGCCTGGCGCTGGCCGCGCTCTTCACGGTGGTCGAGGTTGCGGGGCTGGGGTTGGTGATCTTTGCCGGGGCGACGGCGGCGCCGGTTGCCGATTTCAGCATGCCGCCCGAGATCGTCTGGTCGGGCGTCACGGCGGGCGCGGTGCTGGCCTTCTTTGCCTTCATCGGCTTCGAGGATATCGTCAACATGGCCGAGGAGGTCGCCCGGCCCGAGCAAGTGCTGCCACGGGCGATCCTGCTGTCCTTGCTCATCACCAGCCTGCTTTATGCACTGGTGTCGTTCGCCGCCGTGCGATCGGTGCCGCTGGAACGGCTGGGCGAGAGCGAACAGCCGCTGGCACTGGTCTGGCAGGCGGCGCGCGGAGGCGATGCGGCCTTCCTTTCGCTGATCGCGGTGGTGGCGGCGCTGAACGGGGTGCTGGCGCAGATCGTGATGGCGAGCCGGGTCTTGTTCGGTCTCGGCAAGCGGACGGCGGTTCTGTCGGTCTTTCACCATGCGCATCCGCGCTTCGGCACGCCGGTTCTGGCGACGTTGCTGGTGGGGGCGCTGGTCATTCCCGGTGCATTGCTGCTGCCGGTGTCCGACCTGGCCGAGGTCACGTCGGCCATTCTGCTGGGGGTGTTCGTATTGGTCAACGCGGCGCTGATTGCCATGAAGCGGCGCAGCCCCGAGGCGCCGTTCCGGGTGCCGGTGGTGGTGCCGGCCTTCGGGCTGGTGGCGTCGCTGGCCGCGCTGGCCGTAACCTTCGGAGTGGGAACATGA
- the murC gene encoding UDP-N-acetylmuramate--L-alanine ligase: MNAATKLPGDVGPIHFVGIGGIGMSGIAEVLLNHGYVVQGSDLKSSKITERLVELGAMVFEGQRAENLEDAEVVVISSAIKPDNPELMEARLRGLPVVRRAEMLAELMRLKSNVAVGGTHGKTTTTTMVAALLDHGNFDPTVINGGIIHAYGSNARVGEGEWMVVEADESDGTFNRLPATIAIVTNIDPEHMDHWGDFDTLRQGFYDFVSNIPFYGLAVCCTDHPEVQALVGRITDRRVLTFGFNAQADVRAVNLSYEAGVAHFDIALQAEGEMIEGCTLPMPGDHNVSNALSAVAVARHLGMKRSEIREALANFGGVNRRFTRVGEVDGVAIIDDYGHHPVEIAAVLKAARQACSGRVIAVHQPHRYSRLSSLFDDFCACFNDADVVAIADVYAAGEDPIPGASRDDLVAGLIRHGHRHARAIRDEDDLERLVREQAGPGDMVVCLGAGTISGWANNLPGRLQRKAG, from the coding sequence ATGAATGCAGCCACCAAGCTTCCCGGAGATGTCGGGCCCATCCATTTCGTGGGTATCGGCGGCATCGGGATGTCGGGCATCGCCGAGGTGCTTCTGAACCACGGTTACGTGGTGCAGGGGTCGGACCTGAAGAGCTCGAAGATCACCGAGCGGCTGGTGGAGCTGGGCGCGATGGTGTTCGAGGGGCAGAGGGCCGAGAACCTCGAGGATGCCGAGGTGGTTGTGATTTCCTCGGCGATCAAGCCGGATAACCCGGAACTGATGGAAGCGCGGCTGCGCGGATTGCCGGTGGTGCGCCGGGCCGAGATGCTGGCCGAGCTGATGCGGCTGAAGTCGAACGTGGCGGTGGGGGGCACCCATGGCAAGACGACGACCACGACGATGGTCGCCGCGCTGCTGGATCACGGGAATTTCGACCCGACGGTGATCAATGGCGGGATCATCCATGCCTATGGCAGCAACGCCCGGGTGGGCGAGGGCGAGTGGATGGTGGTCGAGGCTGACGAGAGCGACGGCACCTTCAACCGGCTGCCCGCGACGATTGCCATCGTCACCAATATCGACCCCGAGCACATGGATCACTGGGGCGATTTCGACACGCTGCGTCAGGGCTTCTACGATTTCGTCAGCAATATTCCCTTCTACGGGCTGGCGGTGTGCTGCACCGATCATCCGGAGGTGCAGGCGCTGGTGGGCCGGATCACCGACCGCCGGGTTCTGACCTTCGGGTTCAATGCGCAGGCCGATGTGCGGGCGGTGAACCTGTCCTACGAGGCGGGCGTGGCGCATTTTGATATCGCGTTGCAGGCCGAGGGCGAGATGATCGAGGGCTGCACCCTGCCGATGCCGGGCGATCACAACGTGTCGAACGCGCTGTCGGCGGTGGCCGTGGCGCGGCACCTGGGCATGAAGCGGAGCGAGATCCGCGAGGCGTTGGCGAATTTCGGCGGGGTGAACCGGCGGTTCACGCGGGTGGGTGAGGTGGACGGCGTGGCCATCATCGATGATTACGGCCATCACCCGGTCGAGATTGCCGCCGTGCTGAAGGCCGCGCGGCAGGCCTGTTCGGGCCGCGTGATCGCGGTGCACCAGCCGCACAGGTACTCGCGGCTGTCGAGCCTGTTCGATGATTTCTGCGCCTGTTTCAACGATGCCGACGTGGTGGCGATTGCCGATGTCTATGCCGCGGGCGAAGACCCGATCCCGGGGGCGAGCCGAGACGATCTGGTGGCCGGGCTGATCCGGCACGGCCACCGGCATGCGCGGGCGATCCGCGACGAGGACGACCTGGAACGTCTGGTGCGCGAGCAGGCGGGGCCGGGAGACATGGTGGTCTGCCTGGGCGCCGGGACGATCAGCGGCTGGGCCAACAACCTGCCGGGGCGGCTGCAGCGGAAAGCGGGCTGA
- a CDS encoding UDP-N-acetylglucosamine--N-acetylmuramyl-(pentapeptide) pyrophosphoryl-undecaprenol N-acetylglucosamine transferase, which produces MFPAQALAEVMLRRGWRVKLSTDARGARYVGGFPHSTEIEQVASSTFARGGILNKLLVPFHVLGGVIGASLRMMRDKPDIVVGFGGYPTIPALSAAWVLRLPRMIHEQNGVLGRVNRIFSKKVDAVACGTWPTELPEGVEGVHVGNPVRAAVLEREGAGYIPPGDYPMSVLVIGGSQGARALSDVVPPAIASLPMELLRNIRVSHQAREEDGERVAAFYAENGIDADVEPFFRDVPRRMSEAQLVISRAGASSVADISIVGRPSILIPYPYAAGDHQSANAKGLSEAGAAVVIPESKLGVEVLAEQVESILTNPQGALLMANAALSVGKPDAPEELADMVVALAEKGQKT; this is translated from the coding sequence ATGTTCCCCGCCCAGGCCCTGGCAGAGGTGATGCTGCGGCGGGGCTGGCGGGTGAAGCTGTCGACCGATGCGCGCGGCGCGCGTTACGTCGGCGGATTTCCGCATTCGACCGAGATCGAGCAGGTCGCCAGTTCGACCTTTGCGCGGGGTGGTATCCTCAACAAGCTGCTGGTGCCGTTCCACGTGCTGGGTGGCGTCATCGGCGCGAGCCTGCGGATGATGCGCGACAAGCCTGATATTGTGGTGGGGTTCGGCGGCTATCCGACCATTCCCGCCCTGTCGGCGGCCTGGGTGCTGCGGCTGCCGCGGATGATCCATGAGCAGAACGGCGTGCTGGGCCGGGTGAACCGGATCTTTTCGAAGAAGGTCGATGCGGTGGCCTGTGGCACGTGGCCGACCGAGCTTCCCGAGGGGGTCGAGGGCGTGCATGTGGGCAACCCGGTGCGCGCGGCCGTGCTTGAGCGGGAAGGGGCGGGGTATATTCCGCCGGGGGATTACCCGATGTCGGTGCTGGTCATCGGCGGCAGCCAGGGCGCAAGGGCGCTGTCGGACGTGGTGCCGCCGGCGATTGCCAGCCTGCCGATGGAGCTTTTGCGCAATATCCGCGTAAGCCACCAGGCGCGCGAGGAGGATGGCGAGCGGGTGGCGGCCTTCTATGCCGAGAACGGCATCGATGCGGATGTCGAGCCGTTCTTCCGCGACGTGCCGCGCCGGATGAGCGAGGCGCAGCTGGTGATCAGCCGCGCCGGGGCCTCTTCGGTGGCCGATATCAGCATCGTCGGGCGGCCGTCGATCCTGATCCCGTATCCCTATGCCGCCGGAGATCACCAGAGCGCCAATGCCAAGGGGCTGTCGGAGGCCGGGGCGGCGGTGGTGATCCCGGAATCGAAACTGGGTGTCGAGGTGCTGGCCGAGCAGGTAGAGAGCATCCTCACGAACCCGCAGGGCGCCCTGCTCATGGCAAACGCCGCGCTGAGCGTGGGCAAGCCGGACGCGCCGGAAGAGCTGGCCGACATGGTCGTGGCGCTGGCCGAGAAAGGACAAAAGACATGA
- the ftsW gene encoding putative lipid II flippase FtsW has product MTEMVYGAVPARDGDPVLPRWWRTIDKWSMSCILILFGIGILLGLAASPPLAEKNGFQPFHYVERQAVYGFLALMAMFLTSMMSPQLVRRLAVIGFLGAFAALVMLPVFGTDFGKGAVRWYSLGFGSLQPSEFLKPGFVVVAAWLMAASQEINGPPGKSWSFLLALVIVAFLAMQPDFGQACLVLFGWGVMYFVAGAPIVLLVGMAVCVVAVGSFAYSNSEHFARRIDGFLSPDVDPNTQLGFATNAIREGGFFGVGVGEGEVKWSLPDAHTDFIIAVAAEEYGLILVLCIIALYTLIVLRSLSRLMRERDPFIRLAGTGLVAIFGVQAMINIGVAVRLLPAKGMTLPFVSYGGSSLIAGGIAVGMLFAFTRSRPQGEIRDILRGRGR; this is encoded by the coding sequence ATGACGGAAATGGTCTATGGGGCCGTCCCGGCGCGGGATGGTGACCCGGTTCTCCCCAGGTGGTGGCGGACGATCGACAAATGGTCGATGTCGTGCATCCTTATCCTGTTTGGCATCGGTATCCTTCTTGGGCTTGCGGCGTCGCCGCCGCTGGCCGAGAAGAACGGTTTTCAACCCTTTCATTATGTCGAGCGCCAGGCGGTCTACGGATTCCTCGCGCTCATGGCGATGTTCCTGACGTCGATGATGAGCCCTCAGCTTGTCAGGCGGCTGGCGGTGATCGGCTTTCTCGGGGCTTTTGCGGCGCTGGTGATGCTGCCGGTGTTCGGGACCGATTTCGGCAAGGGCGCCGTGCGCTGGTACAGCCTTGGCTTCGGCAGCCTTCAGCCCTCGGAATTCCTCAAGCCCGGTTTCGTGGTCGTGGCCGCGTGGCTGATGGCGGCGAGCCAGGAGATCAACGGACCGCCGGGTAAGAGCTGGTCTTTCCTGCTGGCGCTGGTGATCGTGGCGTTCCTGGCCATGCAGCCCGATTTCGGGCAGGCCTGCCTGGTGCTGTTCGGCTGGGGCGTGATGTATTTCGTGGCCGGTGCGCCGATCGTGCTGCTTGTCGGCATGGCGGTCTGTGTCGTGGCGGTGGGCAGCTTTGCCTATTCCAATTCCGAGCACTTCGCCCGGCGGATCGACGGGTTCCTGAGCCCTGACGTGGACCCCAACACCCAGCTTGGTTTTGCCACCAACGCCATCCGCGAGGGCGGGTTCTTTGGCGTGGGCGTGGGCGAGGGCGAGGTGAAATGGAGCCTGCCGGACGCGCATACCGACTTCATCATCGCGGTTGCCGCGGAGGAATACGGGCTGATCCTTGTTCTCTGCATCATCGCGCTTTACACGCTCATCGTCTTGCGGTCGCTGTCGCGGCTGATGCGGGAACGCGACCCGTTCATCCGGCTGGCGGGCACCGGGCTGGTGGCGATCTTCGGCGTGCAGGCGATGATCAATATCGGCGTGGCGGTGCGGCTTCTGCCGGCGAAGGGCATGACGCTGCCCTTCGTCAGCTACGGCGGGTCGTCGCTGATTGCCGGCGGGATCGCGGTGGGGATGCTGTTTGCCTTCACCCGGAGCCGGCCGCAGGGCGAGATCCGCGATATCCTGCGGGGCCGCGGACGGTAG
- a CDS encoding phytanoyl-CoA dioxygenase family protein gives MNIQTRPDAMTAQDEYPTRVAGQERLMPRKDPVLWSEWSEGAPISKAEAEHYDEKGYLVRRDMFDEDELKMLTEVADELRDGGAGIPDADLIREPDSDAVRTVFRLDRHSKVFRRLACDTRMAGVAEFLLNDQVYLHQSRLNYKPGFAGKEFYWHSDFETWHAEDGMPRMRAVSASVLLTPNGPHNGPLLLVPGSQGVFISCAGETPEDNHETSLKEQKVGVPQPTTIERLARQAGGIDCAQGATGTVIFFECNTLHGSNGNISPDPRANAFFVYNAMSNALTEPFAAPSSRPDFLANREVPEAIAPVKGRLTA, from the coding sequence ATGAATATCCAGACACGACCCGACGCGATGACTGCTCAGGACGAGTATCCGACACGAGTTGCCGGCCAGGAGCGGCTGATGCCGCGCAAGGACCCGGTTCTGTGGTCGGAATGGTCCGAGGGCGCGCCGATCAGCAAGGCGGAGGCGGAGCACTATGACGAGAAGGGTTATCTCGTGCGCCGCGACATGTTTGACGAGGACGAGCTGAAGATGCTGACCGAAGTGGCGGACGAGCTGCGTGACGGTGGTGCGGGGATCCCCGATGCCGACCTGATCCGCGAGCCCGACAGCGACGCGGTACGCACGGTCTTCCGTCTCGATCGTCATTCCAAGGTATTCCGCCGACTGGCCTGTGACACGCGCATGGCTGGAGTGGCCGAGTTCCTTCTGAACGATCAGGTCTACCTTCACCAGTCGCGCCTGAACTACAAGCCGGGCTTTGCCGGCAAGGAGTTCTACTGGCACTCGGATTTCGAGACCTGGCACGCCGAAGACGGGATGCCCCGGATGCGGGCGGTGTCGGCCTCGGTTCTGCTGACGCCGAACGGGCCGCATAACGGGCCGCTTCTGCTGGTGCCGGGCTCGCAAGGCGTGTTCATCAGCTGTGCCGGAGAGACGCCGGAGGACAACCACGAAACCTCGCTCAAGGAGCAGAAGGTGGGTGTGCCGCAGCCGACCACGATCGAACGGCTGGCCCGTCAGGCCGGCGGCATCGACTGTGCGCAGGGTGCGACCGGTACGGTGATCTTTTTCGAGTGCAACACGTTGCATGGCTCGAACGGGAACATCTCGCCCGATCCGCGCGCCAACGCGTTCTTTGTCTACAACGCCATGTCGAACGCGCTGACCGAGCCCTTTGCGGCGCCGTCGTCGCGGCCGGATTTCCTTGCCAATCGCGAGGTGCCGGAGGCGATTGCACCGGTCAAGGGCCGGCTGACCGCGTAA
- a CDS encoding NAD(P)/FAD-dependent oxidoreductase has protein sequence MDVNTLILGAGAAGMMCAAHAGPGTLLIDHAKAPGEKIRISGGGRCNFTNLHAGPDNFLSGNPHFCKSALKRYTQWDFIDLVARHGITWHEKTLGQLFCDGKSPQIIAMLRDELAAAGADLWLQTSVAGVSHDGDRFRIALDREGQRISVRARNLVLATGGKSIPAMGATGLAYDIARQFGHAITDTRPALVPLTFSDQRFAPLSGTSAPGRATCNGTAFDEAILFTHRGLSGPAILQISSYWHEGDEIILDLDPAGTLFDTLRDQRQREGRRNLTTELARHLPARLVDHLAPELGLTGNLADQSDARLSEITDTLRNWHLKPTGSEGYRTAEVTLGGVDTAGLSSKTMMSAHTPGLYIIGEAVDVTGWLGGYNFQWAWSSGWAAGQAIRART, from the coding sequence ATGGATGTCAACACCTTGATCCTCGGCGCCGGCGCAGCCGGCATGATGTGCGCGGCCCATGCGGGCCCCGGCACCCTGCTGATCGACCACGCCAAGGCCCCCGGCGAGAAGATCCGCATCTCCGGCGGCGGTCGCTGCAATTTCACCAACCTCCACGCCGGCCCCGATAATTTCCTGTCCGGCAACCCGCATTTCTGCAAATCCGCCCTCAAGCGCTACACCCAGTGGGACTTCATCGATCTCGTCGCCCGCCACGGCATAACCTGGCATGAAAAGACCCTGGGCCAGCTCTTCTGCGACGGCAAATCCCCCCAGATCATCGCCATGCTCCGCGACGAGCTGGCGGCGGCCGGCGCCGATCTCTGGCTTCAGACCTCCGTCGCCGGCGTCTCCCATGACGGCGACCGCTTTCGCATCGCCCTCGACCGCGAGGGCCAGCGCATCTCCGTGCGTGCCCGCAACCTCGTGCTCGCCACCGGCGGCAAGTCCATCCCGGCCATGGGCGCCACCGGTCTCGCCTACGACATCGCCCGCCAGTTCGGCCACGCCATCACCGACACCCGCCCGGCCCTCGTCCCCCTCACCTTCTCCGACCAGCGCTTCGCGCCGCTCTCCGGCACGTCGGCGCCCGGCCGCGCCACCTGCAACGGCACTGCCTTCGACGAGGCCATCCTCTTCACCCATCGCGGCCTCTCCGGCCCGGCCATCCTGCAAATCTCCTCCTACTGGCACGAAGGGGACGAGATCATCCTCGACCTCGACCCCGCCGGCACCCTCTTCGACACCCTCCGCGATCAGCGCCAGCGCGAGGGCCGCCGCAACCTCACCACCGAGTTGGCCCGCCACCTCCCCGCCCGGCTGGTCGACCACCTCGCCCCCGAGCTTGGCCTGACCGGCAACCTCGCCGACCAGTCCGACGCCCGCCTCTCCGAAATCACCGACACCCTGCGCAACTGGCACCTCAAGCCCACCGGCTCCGAAGGCTACCGCACCGCCGAAGTCACCCTCGGCGGCGTCGACACCGCGGGCCTCTCCTCCAAGACCATGATGTCGGCCCACACCCCCGGCCTCTACATCATCGGCGAGGCGGTCGACGTCACCGGCTGGCTCGGCGGCTACAACTTCCAATGGGCCTGGTCGTCCGGCTGGGCAGCGGGCCAGGCCATCCGCGCCCGCACCTGA
- a CDS encoding PRC-barrel domain-containing protein, which yields MNRLTTSTLALIVAASTAVADNHGDEEMTQSGASDSGQTEQDAGMSGDTDMSEDMSNAEDDGEMQTEASMTEGTKSADMNGMQGKLIRTRDITGGNIYTVNEANDEGWNPTTVHNEVGSEWNTIGEIEDVVLSQDGQVTGIVAEVGGFLDIADKHVLISIDDLNLVAVDDATYGYVTRQNEEDLEELESVDEGFWN from the coding sequence ATGAACCGCCTGACGACATCCACGCTCGCGCTGATCGTTGCCGCGTCGACCGCCGTTGCCGACAACCACGGCGACGAGGAAATGACCCAATCCGGCGCAAGCGATAGCGGCCAGACGGAACAGGACGCCGGGATGAGCGGCGACACCGATATGTCCGAGGACATGTCGAACGCAGAAGACGACGGCGAGATGCAAACCGAAGCCAGCATGACCGAGGGCACCAAGAGCGCCGACATGAACGGCATGCAGGGCAAACTGATCCGCACGCGCGACATCACCGGCGGCAACATCTACACCGTCAACGAAGCCAATGACGAAGGCTGGAACCCGACCACCGTGCATAACGAAGTCGGCTCCGAGTGGAACACCATCGGCGAAATCGAAGACGTCGTGCTGTCGCAAGACGGCCAGGTCACCGGCATCGTGGCCGAGGTCGGCGGCTTCCTCGACATCGCCGACAAGCACGTGCTGATCTCGATCGACGACCTGAACCTCGTCGCGGTCGACGACGCCACCTACGGCTACGTCACGCGCCAGAACGAGGAAGACCTCGAAGAGCTGGAAAGCGTCGACGAAGGCTTCTGGAATTGA
- the murD gene encoding UDP-N-acetylmuramoyl-L-alanine--D-glutamate ligase, producing the protein MIPVTGFENARVGILGLGRSGLSAARALRAGGAHPVCWDDNPAAREMAETEGFDVGDLLREGAFDAIARLIVSPGIPHLYPAPNKVVANALRAGVPVDNDIGLFFLSLGTEKWAEFDDPPKVIAVTGSNGKSTTSALIHHVLEHAGKTSQLAGNIGRGVLDIDPPDDGGVVVLELSSYQTELARALTPDVAVFSNLSPDHLDRHGGLGGYFAAKRRLFAEGGPDRAVIGVDEPEGLFLAGQLSEGPDDARVIRVSVEGKLSGPGWSVFAKKGYLSEYRKGKQTGSIDLRPVKGLPGRHNHQNACAAYAACRALGLSPRVIEQGFHSFEGLPHRSQVIAEKNGVTFVNDSKATNVDSALKALEAFSSIRWICGGLEKEGGVGGLKPGLANVVKAYVIGREAAEFAMQLEGVGAEVCTTMAAAVAQAMDEAQPGDTVLLAPAAASFDQYDNFEKRGEDFIAEVQARLQAGL; encoded by the coding sequence ATGATTCCTGTGACCGGTTTCGAGAATGCGCGTGTCGGGATCCTCGGGTTGGGGCGCTCGGGACTGTCGGCGGCAAGGGCGCTGCGGGCAGGCGGGGCGCATCCGGTCTGCTGGGACGACAACCCGGCTGCAAGGGAGATGGCCGAGACCGAAGGGTTCGACGTGGGCGACCTGTTGCGGGAGGGGGCGTTCGATGCGATTGCGCGGCTGATCGTGTCGCCAGGGATTCCGCATCTCTACCCCGCCCCGAACAAGGTCGTGGCCAACGCGCTCAGGGCCGGGGTGCCGGTGGACAACGATATCGGGCTTTTTTTCCTGTCGCTCGGCACCGAGAAGTGGGCCGAGTTCGACGACCCGCCCAAGGTGATCGCGGTGACGGGGAGCAACGGTAAGTCAACCACGTCGGCCCTTATCCATCATGTGCTGGAGCATGCGGGCAAGACGTCGCAACTGGCCGGGAATATCGGGCGCGGGGTGCTGGATATCGACCCGCCGGATGATGGCGGGGTCGTGGTGCTGGAGCTGAGTTCCTACCAGACGGAGCTGGCGCGCGCGCTGACGCCGGATGTGGCGGTGTTTTCCAACCTGTCGCCGGATCACCTTGACCGGCACGGGGGGCTGGGCGGGTATTTCGCGGCCAAGCGCCGGCTGTTTGCCGAGGGTGGGCCGGATCGGGCGGTGATCGGCGTGGATGAGCCGGAGGGGCTATTCCTGGCCGGGCAACTCTCGGAAGGGCCGGACGATGCGCGGGTGATCCGGGTGTCGGTGGAGGGCAAGCTTTCGGGGCCGGGATGGTCGGTGTTTGCCAAGAAAGGCTATCTGAGCGAGTACCGGAAGGGGAAGCAGACCGGGTCGATCGATCTGCGCCCCGTGAAGGGCCTGCCGGGGCGGCACAATCACCAGAACGCCTGTGCGGCCTATGCGGCGTGCCGGGCGCTGGGGCTGTCGCCCAGGGTCATCGAGCAGGGGTTCCACAGTTTCGAGGGCCTGCCGCATCGCAGCCAGGTGATTGCCGAGAAGAATGGCGTGACCTTCGTCAATGACAGCAAGGCGACGAATGTCGACTCGGCGCTGAAGGCGCTGGAGGCGTTTTCGAGCATCCGCTGGATCTGTGGGGGGCTGGAGAAGGAAGGCGGCGTTGGCGGGCTGAAGCCGGGGCTTGCGAACGTGGTGAAGGCCTATGTCATCGGGCGGGAGGCGGCGGAATTCGCCATGCAGCTCGAGGGTGTGGGCGCCGAGGTCTGCACCACGATGGCGGCGGCGGTGGCGCAGGCGATGGACGAGGCGCAGCCGGGCGATACGGTGCTGCTCGCGCCGGCGGCGGCGAGTTTCGACCAGTACGACAATTTCGAGAAACGCGGCGAGGACTTCATCGCCGAGGTGCAGGCGCGGCTTCAGGCGGGCCTTTAG
- the mraY gene encoding phospho-N-acetylmuramoyl-pentapeptide-transferase: MLYWLTLFSDGGDFFNLFRYITFRAGGAFMTALVFGFLFGRPLILVLRKRQGKGQPIRTDGPEGHITKSGTPTMGGLLIVGALMTSSLLWARLDNAYVWMVLFVTLAFGLIGFWDDYSKVSKQNTKGVPGKVRLLLGFAIAGIAAYWATLNHPAELQYQLALPFFKDLLVNMGVFFIPFAMFVVVGAANAVNLTDGLDGLAIMPVMIAAGALGIIAYAVGRVDFTEYLEVHYVPGSGEILVFVAGLVGGGLGFLWYNAPPAAVFMGDTGSLALGGALGAIAVVTKHEIVLGIVGGLFVVEALSVIIQVIYFKRTGKRVFLMAPIHHHYEKKGWAEPTIVIRFWIIALILAMIGLATLKVR; encoded by the coding sequence ATGCTCTACTGGTTGACCCTGTTTTCGGATGGCGGCGATTTCTTCAACCTGTTCCGCTATATCACCTTCCGGGCAGGCGGGGCGTTCATGACCGCGCTTGTCTTCGGGTTCCTGTTCGGGCGGCCGCTGATCCTGGTGCTGCGCAAGCGGCAGGGCAAGGGCCAGCCGATCCGGACGGACGGGCCGGAGGGGCATATCACGAAATCGGGCACGCCGACGATGGGCGGCCTGCTGATCGTGGGGGCGTTGATGACGTCCTCGCTTCTGTGGGCAAGGCTCGACAATGCCTATGTGTGGATGGTGCTGTTCGTGACGCTGGCCTTCGGGCTGATCGGGTTCTGGGACGATTATTCGAAAGTGTCGAAGCAGAACACCAAGGGCGTGCCCGGCAAGGTTCGGCTTTTGCTGGGTTTTGCCATCGCCGGGATCGCGGCCTACTGGGCCACGCTGAACCATCCGGCGGAGTTGCAGTATCAACTGGCCCTGCCGTTTTTCAAGGACCTGCTGGTGAATATGGGCGTGTTCTTCATTCCCTTCGCGATGTTCGTGGTGGTGGGCGCGGCCAATGCCGTGAACCTGACGGACGGGCTGGATGGCCTTGCGATCATGCCGGTGATGATTGCGGCGGGCGCGCTGGGGATTATCGCCTATGCCGTGGGCCGGGTCGATTTCACGGAATATCTCGAGGTGCACTACGTGCCCGGGTCGGGCGAGATCCTCGTTTTCGTGGCAGGGCTTGTCGGCGGGGGGCTGGGGTTCCTGTGGTACAATGCGCCGCCGGCGGCGGTGTTCATGGGCGATACCGGGTCGCTGGCTTTGGGCGGCGCGCTGGGGGCCATCGCGGTGGTGACCAAGCACGAGATCGTGCTGGGCATCGTCGGGGGGCTTTTCGTGGTCGAGGCGCTGTCTGTGATCATCCAGGTGATCTATTTCAAGCGCACCGGCAAGCGGGTGTTCCTGATGGCGCCGATCCACCACCATTACGAGAAGAAGGGCTGGGCCGAGCCGACCATCGTGATCCGGTTCTGGATCATCGCGCTTATCCTGGCGATGATCGGGCTGGCGACGCTGAAGGTGCGGTGA